The following proteins come from a genomic window of Flavobacterium eburneipallidum:
- a CDS encoding TIGR00730 family Rossman fold protein yields the protein MRLEDFDNDDEKVIQDKFKRKTWNEIRTNDSWAIFKIMSEFVNGYETMGRIGPCVTIFGSARIKPDTPYYLLAEKIAYKISKAGYGVITGGGPGIMEAGNKGAHLGGGTSVGLNIELPFEQHFNPYIDHDKNLNFDYFFVRKVMFVKYSQGFVAMPGGFGTLDELFEALTLIQTKKIGKFPIILVGTQFWSGLIDWIKTVLIEQEKTINASDLDIFKIVDTEDEVLETLDKFYKKYDLSPNF from the coding sequence ATGAGATTAGAAGATTTTGATAATGATGACGAAAAAGTAATTCAGGATAAATTCAAAAGAAAAACCTGGAACGAAATAAGAACCAATGACAGCTGGGCCATTTTTAAAATTATGTCAGAGTTTGTTAATGGATACGAAACCATGGGGCGCATTGGTCCTTGTGTAACCATTTTTGGTTCGGCTCGCATAAAACCTGATACTCCTTATTATTTATTGGCCGAGAAAATAGCCTATAAAATCAGTAAGGCAGGTTATGGAGTAATCACTGGCGGCGGTCCGGGCATTATGGAAGCAGGGAATAAAGGAGCTCATTTAGGTGGCGGAACTTCTGTTGGACTCAACATTGAATTGCCTTTCGAGCAACATTTTAATCCTTATATCGATCACGACAAAAACCTGAATTTCGATTATTTCTTTGTTCGAAAAGTAATGTTTGTCAAATACTCACAAGGATTTGTAGCCATGCCGGGAGGATTTGGTACATTAGACGAATTGTTTGAAGCATTGACTTTAATTCAAACCAAAAAAATTGGAAAATTCCCAATAATATTAGTGGGAACTCAATTTTGGTCAGGATTGATTGATTGGATAAAAACCGTTTTAATCGAACAAGAAAAAACGATAAATGCAAGCGATTTAGATATTTTCAAAATTGTAGATACCGAAGACGAAGTATTAGAAACTTTGGATAAATTCTATAAAAAATACGATTTGTCACCTAATTTTTAA